GCCAATCTTTCAAGGGGGAGCTATTTTAGGTGGTATTCAATATGCAAAAGCATATAAAAGCGTTGCTAACCTTATGTATTTAAGTTCTCAGAGAGATGTAAGACTTGAAACTATTCAAATATACTCTGATATAGTGAAGAGTGAAAAAGATTTAGAAGCTCTTATGTCATCTAAAGAGGAGTTAAAAGCTACTTATGATAAACAAAAAGCTCAATTAGATTTAAGACTTATTACTAAAGCTGATCTATTAAAAACTGAGTACTCTATGTTAGAGGTAGACTCTCAAATTATAGGAACTCAAAATCAAATTACAGTTCAAAAGGAAAATTTAAAATTAAAATTGGGATTACCTAAGACTGAAGATTTAACAGTAGTAGAGTTTGATGTTCCTATGTACTTAAGTAGAAATATTGATTTCCAAGCTGATTTGAATCAAGCTCTTACAGAGAGTATAGATGCTATGGTAGCTAATAAGTATGTAGATATGGCTGATGCTCAAAGAAAAGTTGCTAGAGCAGATATGTTACCTCAAGTTAGCGCTTTTGCTAGTTATGGTGTAGATTCTGATAGAAGAAAATATAATGCTACAATGGATGATGCTGAGTGGAGAGGTGGAGTTCAAGTAACGTGGAATGTATTTGAATTTGGAAAAAACTACGATACATATAAAACTGCAGCAATAGCTAAAGAACAAGAAGAGTTAAGAGAAAAAATATCAAAAGATACTATTGATATAAATGTAACTGATGCGTATTTAGAGCTAGTTAGAATGGAAAAAGATAGAGATTCTAAGGGAAGAGCTTTAGAAGCTGCTATGGAAAACTATAAGATAGATAAGGAAAAATATACTGCTGGTTTAATCTCTACTATAGATTTCTTAGCTTCAGAAACACAATTAAGAGAAGCTAAAGTAGCATACAATCAAGTAGTTATTGATTATCTATATGCTTTTGAAAAATATAGAAGTATGTTAATTTAAAAAATGAAATAGACTATCAGGAGGAAAAAGATGAAAAAAGCTAAATATTTAGTATTTGTATTGATGCTAATACTAGTAGGTTGTGGAAAAGAGGAAGAAACAAAAGTAATAGAAAAACCTGCTAAATATGTTGTAACTGAGGGAGTAAAAACAAGAACAATGAATCAAATCTTTAGAAGTGATGCTGTTCTTGAACCTAAAGATAAGATTAACCATCAAACTGAAAAAGGTGGAACAATAGTAAAAATATTAAAGAAAAATGGGGATAAAGTAAAAAAAGGTGAATTAGTAATGGTACTATCTGATAGTGCTACTGAGTCAGCTTATTTCACATCAAAGGCTGATTATGCAGCTTCTAAAGCTTCTATGGAAATAGCTAAAAATAACTATGAAAAATTTAAAAAACTATATGATGAACAATTAGTTTCATACCTTGAGTATGTAAATTATGAAAATAACTACATCAGCGCAAGAGGAGCTTATGAGTCAGCAAAAGCTAACTATGAATCAGCTAAATCTGATTATGATAAACTATATAGAAAAGCTGAGATAAGTGGAACAATAGGAAACTTATTTGATAAAGTTGGTAAAAAAGTTGCCGCTACAGATACAGTATTTACAGTGATAGATGATACTTCAATGGAAGCTTATGTAGGATTCCCAGCAGAGTGGTTAGATGAAATTAATTTAGGATTAGAAGTTCAAGTACAAGTACCAGCTATAGATAAAACTTTAACAGGAAAAATTGTGGAGATTAACCCAATAGCTGAAAATGATACTAAGAAATTTAAAATAAAAGTAGCTGTTGATAATAAAGATAAAGTAGTAAAAGATGGAATGTATTCATTTGTAACTGTACCAGCAGGAAAAACAGAGGCATTATCAGTAAATGATGAAGCTATATTTGTAAGAAACTTACTTTCATATGTATACAAAGTAGAAGATGGAAAAGCTACTAGAATAGAGGTAAAAACAGGAGCTACTAACTTACCTTATACACAAATATCTTCTAACGAGATAAAAGAGGGAGATAGAATAGTAGTAAAAGGAGTATTTGGTCTTGAAGAGGGAGATAAAGTAGAAGAAAATACTCAAGCAAAATAAAATTAACGAGAATTAACGAGGTGAAATATAGATGACACTAGCAGGTTTGTCAATACGTAGACCAGTAGCAACAACAATGGTAATGATTTCCATTATGTTTATTGGGCTTATGGCAATGTTTACAATGAAATCTGAGCTACTTCCAAATATGGATATTCCAGTTGTTACAGTAACTACAACTTGGAATGGAGCAGTAGCTGAAGATGTAGAAACACAGATTACTAAAAAAATAGAGGAGATACTTCCTAACGTTGAGGGAATAGATAAAATTTCATCAACATCTTCTTTTGAGCAATCACAAATAGTTATAGAATTTAACTTTGGAATAGATGCTGATGATAAAACAACAGAGATTCAAAGAGAGTTATCAAAAATAACTAATGATTTACCAGATGATGCTGATACTCCAGTAGCTAGAAAGGTAGAGGCTGGAGCAGGAAACTTAACAATGGTAATGATGTTCTCAGCACCAAATAGAGGAGAATTAAGTACATTTATAGATGAGTATTTAAAACCTAAATTTGAAAGCTTAACAGGGATAGGACAAGTAAATGTATTTGGTAACCCAGATAAACAGTTACAAATACAATTTGATAGTGATAAGTTAGCAGCATATAACTTATCTCCAGTAGAGCTATATAATCTGATCTCGATGTCTAGTAAAAATTTACCATTAGGAACTGTAAAAACAGGTAATAAAAATATAATTGCTAGATTTATGGGAGAGTTAAACTATATAGATGAATATGAAAATATGATTATTCAAAGTAATGGTAATACATTAAAATTAAAGGATGTAGCTGATATAGTTTTAACAACAGAGGATTTTACAGATAAAGGGTTCTTATCAGGAAAGGAATCAATAGTTGTTGCTGTTGAGAAATCTGCAGATGGAAGTACTATAGAGTTAAATAAAGCAGCAATAAAAGCTCTAGATAGTTTAAAATCAGTAATGCCTCCTGGAACAGAGTATAAGACACTACTAGATACATCAGAAGATATAGAGCAATCTATTTCAAGTGTTTCTAGTAATGCTGTGCAAGGACTTGTGTTAGCTACAATAGTATTACTAGTATTCTTAAAAAATATCAGAGCAACATTTTTAGTTTCTGCAGCTCTACCAGTTGCAATAATATTTACATTTGCTTTCTTGGCATTAGCAGGAACATCTCTTAACCTAATCTCACTTATGGGGTTATCAATAGGGGTAGGAATGCTTACAGACAACTCCGTTGTTGTTGTGGATAATATATATCGTCATATGACAGAGTTACACTCTCCAGTAATGGAAGCATCAGAAAATGGAGCTACAGAAGTAACACTATCAGTTATAGCATCAGCATTAACAACAATGGTAGTATTTATACCTATACTATTTATACCAGGTATTGCAAGAGAGATATTTAGAGATCTATCATACTCTATTATATTCTCAAACGTAGCTGCATTACTAGTTTCTTTAACATTAATTCCAATGTTAGCAAGTAGATTTTTAACTAGTAAAATAGATATTACAGCTGAAGGAAAAATATTTACAAAGGTAAAAAGTACATATTTAAAAATTATAAATTGGGCTTTAGTAAATAGATTAAAAACTTTAGGTATTACAATTATTGTATTTATTTTAACTGTTATTGTAGGTGGAGGAATGCTTAAAGTAGAATTTATGCCTAAGCAAGACCAAGGAAGATACTCCATTGTTGCTGAACTTGGAAAAGGATTGGATTTAGATAAATCTGAATATATAGCTAGACAGATTGAAGAAATTGTAAAAAATGAACCTAATACAAAATTCTATTTTACAGTAGTAACTAATGATTTACTTTCAGTAAACGTAGACATTGGAAAGAAAGATATAAGAGATATTTCAGCATTTGAAATTATTGATAAAATTAGACCAATTGTTGAAAAAATTCCAGATACAAGAATAAGTGTATCAGAAGATTTTGCTATGAGAAGTCCATCAAGAGATGTGGAGTTTGATATAGTTGGAGCTAACTTAGAAGAATTAAAAACAGTTGGAAAAGCTGTATTAGATAAGATGAAATCATATCCAGGAGCAGTTGACGTAAAATCAACTCTTGATCCAGGTAACGTAGAGGCTAGAATTATTTTAGATAGAGATAAGATTAGAAGTTATGGAATAGACCCTGTAACAGTTGGACAAATAATGAGTTACTCTATACTTGGAGGAAATAGAGGAGATACTGTAACAGTAAAAACTGGTTCTGAAGAGATAGATGTTATGGTAAGACTTCCTAAAGATAAGAGAAAAGATATTAATGATATCCAAAATATTAATATCAAAATAGGAGATGGAAAATTTGTTAAGGTTTCTGATATATCTAATGTAATTTATGCTGAAGGTTCTTCTGAGATCAATAAGACAGATAGAATTTATAGTGTAACTGTTTCTGCTAATGATGGTGGAGTTGGTATTAGAGGATTACAAGAGCAAATGGTAAAAGCATTTAACGAAGCTAATCCACCTGCTTCAGTTTCATATAGATGGGGAGGAGATTCAGAAAACTTACAAGATTCTACTCAACAACTAGGAATGGCACTAGGAATTTCTATTTTCTTAATTTATGCACTACTAGCTGCACAGTTTGAAAACTTCCTATTACCATTTATTATATTAGGTTCTGTACCATTATCACTTATTGGAATAATAATAGGATTAGTTGTATTTGGACAACCAGTGGATGTAATGGTAATGGTTGGACTTATCCTACTAGCTGGAGTCGTTGTTAATAACGCTATTGTACTTATTGACTTTATTCAGTTGACTATTGAAAGAGGTAGTGGTAGAATAGAAGCAGTAGTAGAGTCTTGTAGAACAAGACTTAGACCAATACTAATGACAACAATGACAACAGTATTAGGAATGTTACCACTATCTTTAGGAATTGGAGAAGGTTCTGAGATTTATAGAGGAATGGCTATAACAGTAATGTTTGGATTAAGTTTCTCAACTATACTAACTCTAGTAATTATCCCAATACTATTTACATTAGTAGAGGACTTTATAGAGAAGTTAGGAAAAGTATTGAAAAAGCTTTTTAATAGAAAATCTGCTGAATAGTAAGGGGGATTAGCATATGAATAAATTTGACAACTATAAATTGATAATGATTTACATCAATGAATCTCATAAAACTATGCTTGAAGATTTCTTTGATGATATACATTTTCATATGTATACAGTGCAAAGGAAGGCTGAAAGTGTATGGAGTGAGAAGTTAAAACATAAGAATAATCAAATATGGCCAGGAACAGATTGTATATTTTTATTATCATTGCCAGGAGATAAAGTAGACAATATGTTAAAGATGTTAAAGACTTTTAGAGCTTCATTACCATATGAGATAGTGATGGCAATAGGAGTAATTCCTATGGAGAGAACTATTCCAGATATATCTAGAGAAGATAGTGTAGGAATAGATGAGGCACTACTTGAAAGGTTAAAAAACAAAAAGAAAAAATAATATTTTCTAATTGAATCTCTTGGATGAAAATTAATTAGATAAAAGAAAAAGGAGAGAGTTTTGCTGTAATAAGTAAAATATATCTCCTTTTTTATTATTCAAAAGATATTGTGATATTTAATGAAAATTATAAATTTTATAATCAATATATTATGGATAATAAAATAGATTAATAATATATTACACTTGAAATCTTTCATTTACATTGTGAATAAATTGTGTTAAGATTATAACAGAAAATACTTGGAGGGGATTATGGTGAAAAAGGTAGTAATATTATTAATTTTAGCTACTATTATTGGGTGTAGTGGAGAGAAAAAACAAAATACTACAACTCAAAAAGAGAATATAAAAATAGTAAAAAGTATAAAGTTGGAAGAAAAAACTATAGCTAATATAAAAAATTATAATGGGGAGTTAAAACCTCAACAGGAGATGAAAATAGTAACTACTACTGGTGGGGATATTGAAGAGATATATTTTAAAAATGGAGATAGAGTAAAAAAAGGGGAAGTAATAGCAAAAATATCTAATGCAGATGTAGAAGCAAGTTTTTTTGAGGCACAGGGGCAACTTTTAAAGGCAAAATCTACATACTCAACTGAGAAGATTAGTTTTGAGAAATATAAAAAGCTCTATGAAAAAGAGATAATATCTGAAAATGATTATTTAGCTATAAAAAATAGATATGAAACTGCTCAAGGAGATTTAAAAATAGCAGAAGGGAAATTTTTAAAAGCTAAAGATGACTATGATAGATTGAGAGTTATATCTAAAATAGATGGAGTAATTACAGATCTATTTGTAAAAAAATATGAGAGAGTAGAGAATGGAAAAGAGATAGTAACTATTGTAGATAGTTCTAAGATGGAAGTGGATATAGCAGTATCTGGAAATGATATAAAATATAGTAAGCTAGGAAATAAAGCTAAAATATATATAGAGGAACTTGGAATAAGTAGAGATGGAGTAATAAGTGAGATAAATCTAAGCTCTGATAGTAATAGTAAAAAATACTCTTTAAGATTATTAGTGGATAATGGAGATAATAAAATTTTAAAGGGAATGTATGCAAAAGTAAATCTAGAACAGGGAGAGGTAAGTGGTATCTTTGTTCCTACTAAAGCTGTTATGATAAAGGATTTATACTCATATATAGCTATAGTGAGAGATGAAAAAGCTACAATATATAGAGTAACACCTAAAGAAACTATTGGAGATATGCAACTAATAGAGTTTGAAGATTACAAAGCTGGAGATAGAGTAGTAGTAGAGGGACAATATCTATTAAATAATAATGACAAGGTAAAGGAGAATTAGTATGAAGTCGATACCAGAATTTTCAATAAGAAAGCCAGCTACTACAATAATGTTTCTAATCTCTATGATATTTTTTGGTTATCTAGGACTAAAAAAGATGCCAGTGGAGATGATGCCAAATATAAATAGACCTACTGTAAGAATAAGGGTAAAGTGGGATGGAGCAACTCCGTCTGATATGGATAAGATGATAACTAGAAAAATAGAAGAGATACTACCTAATGTTGAGGGAATAACAGAGTACAGCTCTGAATCAACAGCTGAAACCTCAATGATATATGTAAAATTTAAATATGGTACTGATGTAGAAACAAAAATAACTTTGATACAAAATGAGATAAATCAAATAAGAAAAAAATTCCCAGAGGATATGGATGAGCCAATAATAAGAAAAAGTTCATCTTCTGATGTTCCAGCTCTTACTTTTTCTATGGCTGGTGGGGATTTAGTAGAGATGAGAAGTTATGTGGAAAGCACTCTTAAACCTATGCTAGAGAGAATAGAGGGAGTATCAGAGATAGAGGTATTTGGAGGAAGAGAGCAAGAGGTAGCAGTAGTAGTAGACCCAGATAAATTAGAAAACTACAATCTAGGTATTATGGATGTATATAACAAGATGGCTAGTGCCAGTGTAAATATTCCAGGAGGGATACTTAGAGAGGGAGAGAAAGAGTACTTAATCAAAGTAGAAGCTGAGATAGAGAGAGCTGATGAGATTAAAGAGATAGTACTTTTAAATAGAGATGGTCATATTTTAAAATTAAAGGATATAGCAGATATAAAAATCTCCCCTAAAGATAGAAGCTCTGTAAGTAGAAAAAATGGAAAGGAGAATATAGTTGTAATAGTTTCTAAAACAGATGAAGGAAATGCAGTTGGAATAGTAAAAAATGTAAAAAAAGTAATGGAGCAAGCTAAGGGCTCATTTCCTATCAATACAGTTATGAATTATGAGTTTGATTCATCTATAACTATAATGAACTCTATAAAAAATGTTCAGTCTAGTGGAATAATGGGACTTTTACTAGCTTCTGGAATACTTTTTGTATTTTTAAAAAGTATATCAGCTACACTTATTATAGCTACTGCAATTCCAATATCTGTAATATTTACATTTTTCCTATTAAATGCTCAAGGGATAACTTTAAATCTGATGTCTTTAATGGGATTATCTCTAGGAATAGGAATGCTAGTAGATAACTCGGTTGTTGTTGTAGATAATATATTTAGACATATATCAGAGTTAGGGAAAAATAGAGTAGCAGCAGCTAGAGATGGAGCAGAGGAGATGGCTTTACCTGTACTTGCTTCTACACTGACTACTGTTGCAGCTTTTCTACCTTTGGTATTCCAAGAGGGGCTTGCTAAAGAGCAGTTCAATAATCTGTGTTATGCTATCTCATACTCATTGTTAGCTTCTCTAGTAATATCACTTACCTTTGTACCTATGATATCTAGTAAGATAATGAATGAGAATAAAAATCTTAATTCGGAAGGTAAATTCTTAAAATCTTTAAGAAAATGGTATGTGGTACTGCTTAAGTGGGCAGTGAGAAGAAGAGGAATAGTTGTGGTAATAATGATAGTACTTTTCTTAGGTTCGTTATATGTAGGAAGCAAATTAGGAGGAAGATTTATACCTACTGTGGATGAGGGAAGATTTGCTGTAGTGGCAAAGTTACCATCTGGAGCTGATGTAAATAAGGGAGATAGAATAGCTAAGATTTTAGAGGAGAGAGTTACAAGTTTTGATTTTGTAAAAGATTTTACTGTTTCTGGAAGTGGAGCTAGAGCTATTTTAAATATCAATGGAGGATTGAAAACTACTAGAGATAAATCTATGAGTGATATACTAAGAGAGCTGAGAAAAGTCTATGTAGATATACCAGATGTGGAGATAACTGTAACTCCAGGATATAAATTTGGAGTGAGGGGAATATATGATTTGGAGTTTGAGCTATATTCAGATAATGAGATACAACTTCAAGCTATAATTTCAGAATTAAAAGATAGAGTATCTAAAATAGATGGAATAAAAGATGTAACTACCTCTTTTGAAGGCGGAAAACCAGAGGGGAAATTCTATATAGATAGAGAGAAAGCTGAATACTATGGATTGAAAATCAGTGATATAGCTCGTATGATACAGGTACAGATACAAGGTGGAGTTCCAATAAAAATAAACAGTGATAATGATGAGATAGATGTAACATTAAAACTTCAACAAATATATAGAGAGTCTACTCAATATATTTTAGATTCTAGAATAACTTTACCTAATGGAAAAAATATAAAGATTTCAGATATAGCTACTTTTAAAGTAGAAGAGGGACCATCTAAGTTAGAGAAAAAAGATAAGAGAAAGAAAATAGTATTATATGCTAACCTTGATGATAACCTAGATTTAAAAACAGCACAAAATATGATAGTGGAAACTTTAGAAGAGATGGGAAAACCAGATAGTGTAACCTATGGATATGGTGGTAAGAGTGCTGATATGGCAGAGATGAGTGAGCAATTAATCTATACTTTTGGAATAGCAATATTCCTGATCTATTTTATCTTAGTATGGCAATTTGAGTCATTTATTATGCCATTTATAATAATACTCTCTATTCCACTTTCTACTACAGGAGCTTTCTATGCTCTCTATGGAGCTGGGCTAAGTATAGATGCTATGGTGTCAGTAGGATTTGTAATGCTAGCTGGTATAGTTGTAAATAATGCTATTGTGTTGATAGATTTTATCAATCTTAGAAGAGAGGCAGGAGATAGTAAAAATAAAGCTATAATAACTTCTGGAAGAACAAGACTTCGTCCAATACTTATGACAACACTTACTACTGTACTTGGAATGCTACCACTTATGTTTAGTAATGGGGAGGGTTCAGAGATGTATAAGGGAATGTCATTTGTAGTGGTATTTGGACTCTCTACTGCAACACTGTTAACATTAATAGTTATTCCTGTATTTTATTATTTAATTGATGACTTTACAGGAGCTATAAAAAGAGTTAAAATATTGAGTAGAAAAAAATAGAATGAAAGGGGCAGAGATGAAAGATTATTTAACAATAGGAGAGGTATCAAAAATTACTAGCTTACCAATTTCAACTTTGAGATACTATGATAGTGAGGGAATAATATCTCCAAATTATAAAGATGAAAAAACCAATTATAGATATTATAGATTTTTTCAGATTCCTATTATTAAGATGATAGTTCATCTAAAAAAGTTAGGTTTTAGTAATGCTAAAATAAAAAGTCACTTAGAAAATGTAAGTTACTCTCATACTTTAGAGCTGATGAATAAGATGATAGAGCAAACTCAATCGGAGATAGCAAGACTCCAAAATTTAGAAAAAGAGTTGAAAGAGAATGCTATTCAGATGAAATATCTCATAACTTTAGAAAATAATATAGATAAATTTTTTATTGAAGAAGAGGAGATAAAGGGAGTGTATGCAGAGATTGATGATAGTGAAGGGTATGACGGAATATCTAAAGCATTTAAAGAGATAGATAATTTTTTAATTGCTACTAATCAAACTTTGGTTCCTGTCGGTATGTTTGCATTTACAATAAAAAAAGATGAGATAGAGAAAAAAACTTACAATTATAATAGATTGATACTTTTAAAAAATTATGAAGATTATGAAAAGAGATGCCACTATCCAAAACAAAAGTATGCTTGTATGATATGTCAGAGTAAATTTGATGATATTGGACAGAGTGTAGAAAAAGTTGTGGAGTGGATGAAAAAAGAGGGAAGAGAGATAGGAGAGGATACTATTGTCCATATTCTTTCTGGTCCAGCTTTTGAAAAGGATCCCTCTGATGTAATGTATATTTTAAGAGTACCTATAAAAAGATAAGAATGTTGCCATCTCTTAAATTGAAATCAAAAAAATAAAATAATTTAATAATACAAAAGGAAAAAAGTTTACTTCCAATCGCTGGTGCTGACGCAATGCTCATTACAGTAAATTTTTTTCCTTTTCCTTTACTCTTTCTCTATCCTGATTTCAATTTAAGAAATATACTAGAGATATAAAAATCAAGAGTGACAAAGAGTGATTAATTATATATCTTTACTAAAGAAAACTCAAAGAATTGTGTAATTTATGAAGAGAAGTTAGATTAACTTAGCGAAGAGGGACGCTAAAAAACACAATTGTTTGAGTGAAACGAGTTTTGTGTTTTTAGTCCAACAAGCTCTAGTTAATCAACTTCTTGGAATATGGAACAATTCTTAGTTTTCTTAAATTGTAGCAATTTTATTTTTTTCTTTCTCTAGTAGAACCAAAACCTAGTTCCTCTCTATATTTAGCCACAGTTCTTCTAGCTACAGAGTACCCTTTTTCCTTTAAAAGTAGTGATAATTTCTCATCAGAAAATGGATTTTTTTTATTTTCTTCAGTGATAAACTCCTCAATTAACTTTTTAATTATAATAGTGCTACTGTCAATTACAAATAGAGATTTCATAGATATAATCCCCTGAGGAGTGTCTAGGTATTTATCTTTGATAGCCCTTGAGATAGTGGATTCGTGTAGATTAAGTTCATTGGCTATATCTTTTAGAATAAGCGAGTGTAGAAAATTTTCTCCCTTAAAGAAAAAGTCCTTTTGTTTAATAATAAGTAACTCCAATATACCATTAAGAGTTTGATATCTTTTTTCTAGACATTTCATTATATTGATAGCATTGGCAATGGAGTTTTTATTAGCTGAGGGATTATCAGAATAGGAGCTATTTATATTTATCTTTGGAATAAGCTCCTCATTTATTTTAAAGGTTAGTTTATTGTCTTTTATCTCTATTTTAGCTTCTGGAACTATGTAGTTATTACTAGTGCTGACTACATATCCTCTAGCTGGAATAGGGGAAAGAGTTCTGATTAAATCTAAATAATCTAAGATATCCTCTTTAGTAATATTTAACTCTTCCTCTATTAGAGAGAAATTTTGACTGGCTATCTCCTCAAGA
Above is a window of Fusobacterium mortiferum ATCC 9817 DNA encoding:
- a CDS encoding PG0541 family transporter-associated protein; this encodes MNKFDNYKLIMIYINESHKTMLEDFFDDIHFHMYTVQRKAESVWSEKLKHKNNQIWPGTDCIFLLSLPGDKVDNMLKMLKTFRASLPYEIVMAIGVIPMERTIPDISREDSVGIDEALLERLKNKKKK
- a CDS encoding efflux RND transporter permease subunit; this translates as MKSIPEFSIRKPATTIMFLISMIFFGYLGLKKMPVEMMPNINRPTVRIRVKWDGATPSDMDKMITRKIEEILPNVEGITEYSSESTAETSMIYVKFKYGTDVETKITLIQNEINQIRKKFPEDMDEPIIRKSSSSDVPALTFSMAGGDLVEMRSYVESTLKPMLERIEGVSEIEVFGGREQEVAVVVDPDKLENYNLGIMDVYNKMASASVNIPGGILREGEKEYLIKVEAEIERADEIKEIVLLNRDGHILKLKDIADIKISPKDRSSVSRKNGKENIVVIVSKTDEGNAVGIVKNVKKVMEQAKGSFPINTVMNYEFDSSITIMNSIKNVQSSGIMGLLLASGILFVFLKSISATLIIATAIPISVIFTFFLLNAQGITLNLMSLMGLSLGIGMLVDNSVVVVDNIFRHISELGKNRVAAARDGAEEMALPVLASTLTTVAAFLPLVFQEGLAKEQFNNLCYAISYSLLASLVISLTFVPMISSKIMNENKNLNSEGKFLKSLRKWYVVLLKWAVRRRGIVVVIMIVLFLGSLYVGSKLGGRFIPTVDEGRFAVVAKLPSGADVNKGDRIAKILEERVTSFDFVKDFTVSGSGARAILNINGGLKTTRDKSMSDILRELRKVYVDIPDVEITVTPGYKFGVRGIYDLEFELYSDNEIQLQAIISELKDRVSKIDGIKDVTTSFEGGKPEGKFYIDREKAEYYGLKISDIARMIQVQIQGGVPIKINSDNDEIDVTLKLQQIYRESTQYILDSRITLPNGKNIKISDIATFKVEEGPSKLEKKDKRKKIVLYANLDDNLDLKTAQNMIVETLEEMGKPDSVTYGYGGKSADMAEMSEQLIYTFGIAIFLIYFILVWQFESFIMPFIIILSIPLSTTGAFYALYGAGLSIDAMVSVGFVMLAGIVVNNAIVLIDFINLRREAGDSKNKAIITSGRTRLRPILMTTLTTVLGMLPLMFSNGEGSEMYKGMSFVVVFGLSTATLLTLIVIPVFYYLIDDFTGAIKRVKILSRKK
- a CDS encoding MerR family transcriptional regulator; this translates as MKGAEMKDYLTIGEVSKITSLPISTLRYYDSEGIISPNYKDEKTNYRYYRFFQIPIIKMIVHLKKLGFSNAKIKSHLENVSYSHTLELMNKMIEQTQSEIARLQNLEKELKENAIQMKYLITLENNIDKFFIEEEEIKGVYAEIDDSEGYDGISKAFKEIDNFLIATNQTLVPVGMFAFTIKKDEIEKKTYNYNRLILLKNYEDYEKRCHYPKQKYACMICQSKFDDIGQSVEKVVEWMKKEGREIGEDTIVHILSGPAFEKDPSDVMYILRVPIKR
- a CDS encoding TolC family protein, giving the protein MKKTLGLLLLLSSSVFARELTLDQAIQMALDNSKEMQISQRDVETAKLNVGIAFKNALPSVVYTGSYTRSEYDRKITAEERPNHRLEKNGSREVEAKGGYTQKITISQPIFQGGAILGGIQYAKAYKSVANLMYLSSQRDVRLETIQIYSDIVKSEKDLEALMSSKEELKATYDKQKAQLDLRLITKADLLKTEYSMLEVDSQIIGTQNQITVQKENLKLKLGLPKTEDLTVVEFDVPMYLSRNIDFQADLNQALTESIDAMVANKYVDMADAQRKVARADMLPQVSAFASYGVDSDRRKYNATMDDAEWRGGVQVTWNVFEFGKNYDTYKTAAIAKEQEELREKISKDTIDINVTDAYLELVRMEKDRDSKGRALEAAMENYKIDKEKYTAGLISTIDFLASETQLREAKVAYNQVVIDYLYAFEKYRSMLI
- a CDS encoding efflux RND transporter permease subunit, giving the protein MTLAGLSIRRPVATTMVMISIMFIGLMAMFTMKSELLPNMDIPVVTVTTTWNGAVAEDVETQITKKIEEILPNVEGIDKISSTSSFEQSQIVIEFNFGIDADDKTTEIQRELSKITNDLPDDADTPVARKVEAGAGNLTMVMMFSAPNRGELSTFIDEYLKPKFESLTGIGQVNVFGNPDKQLQIQFDSDKLAAYNLSPVELYNLISMSSKNLPLGTVKTGNKNIIARFMGELNYIDEYENMIIQSNGNTLKLKDVADIVLTTEDFTDKGFLSGKESIVVAVEKSADGSTIELNKAAIKALDSLKSVMPPGTEYKTLLDTSEDIEQSISSVSSNAVQGLVLATIVLLVFLKNIRATFLVSAALPVAIIFTFAFLALAGTSLNLISLMGLSIGVGMLTDNSVVVVDNIYRHMTELHSPVMEASENGATEVTLSVIASALTTMVVFIPILFIPGIAREIFRDLSYSIIFSNVAALLVSLTLIPMLASRFLTSKIDITAEGKIFTKVKSTYLKIINWALVNRLKTLGITIIVFILTVIVGGGMLKVEFMPKQDQGRYSIVAELGKGLDLDKSEYIARQIEEIVKNEPNTKFYFTVVTNDLLSVNVDIGKKDIRDISAFEIIDKIRPIVEKIPDTRISVSEDFAMRSPSRDVEFDIVGANLEELKTVGKAVLDKMKSYPGAVDVKSTLDPGNVEARIILDRDKIRSYGIDPVTVGQIMSYSILGGNRGDTVTVKTGSEEIDVMVRLPKDKRKDINDIQNINIKIGDGKFVKVSDISNVIYAEGSSEINKTDRIYSVTVSANDGGVGIRGLQEQMVKAFNEANPPASVSYRWGGDSENLQDSTQQLGMALGISIFLIYALLAAQFENFLLPFIILGSVPLSLIGIIIGLVVFGQPVDVMVMVGLILLAGVVVNNAIVLIDFIQLTIERGSGRIEAVVESCRTRLRPILMTTMTTVLGMLPLSLGIGEGSEIYRGMAITVMFGLSFSTILTLVIIPILFTLVEDFIEKLGKVLKKLFNRKSAE
- a CDS encoding efflux RND transporter periplasmic adaptor subunit, coding for MKKAKYLVFVLMLILVGCGKEEETKVIEKPAKYVVTEGVKTRTMNQIFRSDAVLEPKDKINHQTEKGGTIVKILKKNGDKVKKGELVMVLSDSATESAYFTSKADYAASKASMEIAKNNYEKFKKLYDEQLVSYLEYVNYENNYISARGAYESAKANYESAKSDYDKLYRKAEISGTIGNLFDKVGKKVAATDTVFTVIDDTSMEAYVGFPAEWLDEINLGLEVQVQVPAIDKTLTGKIVEINPIAENDTKKFKIKVAVDNKDKVVKDGMYSFVTVPAGKTEALSVNDEAIFVRNLLSYVYKVEDGKATRIEVKTGATNLPYTQISSNEIKEGDRIVVKGVFGLEEGDKVEENTQAK
- a CDS encoding efflux RND transporter periplasmic adaptor subunit — encoded protein: MVKKVVILLILATIIGCSGEKKQNTTTQKENIKIVKSIKLEEKTIANIKNYNGELKPQQEMKIVTTTGGDIEEIYFKNGDRVKKGEVIAKISNADVEASFFEAQGQLLKAKSTYSTEKISFEKYKKLYEKEIISENDYLAIKNRYETAQGDLKIAEGKFLKAKDDYDRLRVISKIDGVITDLFVKKYERVENGKEIVTIVDSSKMEVDIAVSGNDIKYSKLGNKAKIYIEELGISRDGVISEINLSSDSNSKKYSLRLLVDNGDNKILKGMYAKVNLEQGEVSGIFVPTKAVMIKDLYSYIAIVRDEKATIYRVTPKETIGDMQLIEFEDYKAGDRVVVEGQYLLNNNDKVKEN